A single window of Mycobacterium sp. ITM-2016-00318 DNA harbors:
- a CDS encoding acyl-CoA dehydrogenase family protein has translation MDFSRVQLSDEDEAFLHESRAFLRELVTEDVIRRDRETGDNFDEGVHLALGEAGYLTKEWKPESDGGFNRVRNRIWQLEKRRAHVPWVTFGTTAMIARSVEKFGSPELKAEVMPRVFNGRVRLCLGYTEPEGGSDVATCKTRAVRDGDSWVINGSKMFTTGAHNCQYVFLITNTDPGAPKHKSLTMFLVPLDSPGIEVQGIRTVDGDRTNIVYYSDVRVDDKYRLGEVNDGWTVVREPLNVEHGAVEAAADGLADVSIMMHQASFMATAADTAAAKVAEKRQDGRRLIDDGSVAYRLGRSIARMEASLSATSIFGRVALAQTMRDISPDLMDILGTAASLPIGTDGAADDGAAEYVYRFAPLVGIYGGTLEVFRNMIAQYVLELGKPNYSAPVGKKAS, from the coding sequence GTGGACTTCTCACGCGTTCAGCTGTCCGACGAGGACGAGGCTTTCCTCCACGAGTCACGCGCGTTCCTGCGTGAGCTCGTCACCGAGGACGTCATCCGGCGCGACCGCGAGACCGGCGACAACTTCGACGAGGGTGTACATCTGGCGCTCGGCGAGGCCGGATACCTCACCAAGGAATGGAAGCCGGAATCCGACGGCGGATTCAACCGGGTTCGAAACCGCATCTGGCAGCTGGAGAAGCGGCGCGCGCATGTGCCGTGGGTGACGTTCGGCACAACCGCGATGATCGCCCGCTCGGTGGAGAAGTTCGGCTCCCCCGAACTCAAGGCCGAGGTGATGCCGAGGGTTTTCAACGGCCGGGTGCGGCTGTGTCTGGGCTACACCGAGCCCGAGGGCGGCTCCGACGTCGCGACCTGCAAGACCCGCGCGGTTCGCGACGGCGATTCCTGGGTCATCAACGGCTCCAAGATGTTCACCACCGGCGCTCACAACTGCCAGTACGTCTTCCTCATCACCAACACCGACCCCGGTGCGCCGAAGCACAAGAGCCTTACCATGTTTCTGGTACCGCTCGACTCGCCGGGCATCGAGGTCCAAGGGATCCGCACCGTCGACGGCGACCGGACGAACATCGTGTACTACAGCGACGTTCGCGTCGATGACAAGTACCGCCTCGGCGAGGTGAACGACGGCTGGACTGTGGTGCGCGAGCCGCTCAACGTCGAGCACGGCGCGGTGGAGGCCGCCGCCGACGGGCTGGCCGACGTATCGATCATGATGCACCAGGCGAGCTTCATGGCCACCGCGGCCGACACGGCCGCCGCCAAGGTCGCCGAAAAACGCCAGGACGGTCGCAGACTCATCGACGACGGGTCGGTGGCTTATCGCCTGGGCCGCAGCATCGCCCGGATGGAGGCGTCGCTGTCGGCGACCAGTATCTTCGGACGGGTGGCGCTCGCCCAGACGATGCGCGACATCTCGCCGGACCTGATGGATATCCTCGGTACGGCGGCGTCGCTGCCCATCGGAACCGACGGTGCCGCCGATGACGGTGCGGCCGAGTATGTTTACCGCTTCGCACCGCTTGTCGGTATCTACGGCGGAACGCTCGAGGTGTTCCGGAACATGATCGCCCAGTACGTGCTCGAGCTGGGCAAGCCCAATTACTCGGCACCGGTGGGGAAGAAGGCTTCGTGA
- a CDS encoding NAD-dependent epimerase/dehydratase family protein: protein MGASGFVGSHVTRKLVERGDDVRVYLRKSSNTVAIDDLDVERSYGDLRDVEAMRAAMADRDVVFYCVVDTRFYLRDPSPLFDTNVESLRPVLDVASQADLFRFVFCSTIGTIAIAERGESATEDMPFNWEGVGGPYIESRRQAEDMVLDYAKNRDLPAVAMCVSNPYGPLDWQPSQGQMIKAAALGKMPAYVKGVCTEVVGIEDVAEAFLLAGERGRVGERYIISESFMPMREMLSTAATAVGAKPPRFGVPLALLYAVGWLMGTAGRVLRRDLPMNVTGVRLLHIMSAADHSKATRELGWQPRPTAESIRRAARFYVEQAGLRS from the coding sequence ATGGGCGCGAGCGGTTTCGTCGGCTCGCACGTCACCCGCAAGCTCGTCGAGCGCGGCGACGACGTTCGGGTGTACCTGCGGAAGTCCAGCAACACGGTGGCGATCGACGACCTCGACGTCGAACGGAGCTACGGGGATCTCCGCGACGTGGAGGCGATGCGCGCGGCGATGGCCGACCGCGACGTGGTGTTCTACTGCGTGGTGGACACGCGCTTCTACCTCCGCGATCCGTCGCCGCTGTTCGACACGAACGTCGAGAGCCTGCGCCCCGTCCTCGACGTCGCTTCGCAAGCCGATCTGTTCCGGTTCGTGTTCTGTAGCACGATCGGTACCATCGCCATCGCCGAGCGGGGCGAATCCGCAACGGAGGACATGCCGTTCAACTGGGAGGGCGTCGGCGGCCCCTACATCGAGTCACGTCGGCAAGCCGAAGACATGGTGCTCGACTACGCCAAGAACCGCGACCTGCCCGCCGTCGCCATGTGCGTATCCAATCCCTACGGCCCGCTGGACTGGCAGCCCAGCCAGGGGCAGATGATCAAAGCCGCGGCGCTTGGCAAGATGCCGGCATACGTCAAAGGCGTCTGCACCGAAGTCGTCGGGATCGAAGACGTGGCCGAAGCATTCCTGCTCGCCGGCGAGCGCGGACGCGTCGGCGAGCGGTACATCATCTCCGAATCATTCATGCCGATGCGGGAGATGCTGTCGACGGCGGCGACGGCCGTCGGGGCGAAGCCACCGCGGTTCGGCGTGCCGCTTGCGTTGCTGTACGCCGTCGGTTGGCTCATGGGTACGGCAGGCCGGGTGCTGCGCCGCGACCTTCCGATGAACGTCACCGGTGTCCGGCTCCTGCACATCATGTCTGCCGCCGACCACAGCAAGGCGACACGCGAACTGGGCTGGCAGCCTCGTCCGACCGCAGAGTCGATACGACGGGCGGCCCGCTTCTACGTCGAGCAGGCCGGCCTGCGCAGCTAG
- a CDS encoding thiolase family protein: MNDVAIIGVGLHAFGRFEGKSAMEMGVDAIFAAVADAGVEWRDVQFAAGGSWTVANPDAIVGMVGLSGIPFTNVFNACATAASAAKACADGIRLGDYDIGVAVGLDKHPRGAFTEDPALVGMPSWYAENGQYLTTQFFGMKANRYLHDHGISQATLAKVAAKNFRNGVLNPNAFRRKPIAEEEILNSTMLNYPLTQYMFCAPDEGAAAVVMCRADIAHRYTSKPVYLRAVEVRTRTYGAYEVNTTFAPVDEVPAPTVYAAEAAFDKAGVAPDDVDVIQLQDTDAGAEIIHMAECGFCDHGDQEKLLADGATEIHGTMPVNTDGGLIANGEPIGASGLRQIHELVRQLRGEAGDRQVAGEPKVGFAQLYGAPGTAAATIVTR, from the coding sequence ATGAATGACGTGGCCATCATCGGCGTGGGGCTGCATGCGTTCGGCCGGTTCGAGGGCAAGTCAGCGATGGAGATGGGCGTCGACGCCATCTTCGCCGCCGTCGCGGACGCAGGAGTCGAGTGGCGCGACGTCCAGTTCGCCGCCGGTGGCAGCTGGACCGTGGCCAACCCGGACGCCATCGTCGGCATGGTCGGGCTCTCGGGCATCCCCTTCACCAACGTCTTCAACGCGTGCGCCACCGCGGCGAGCGCGGCCAAGGCGTGCGCGGACGGCATCCGGCTCGGCGACTACGACATCGGTGTCGCCGTCGGGCTCGACAAGCACCCGCGCGGCGCCTTCACCGAGGATCCCGCGCTTGTCGGCATGCCCAGCTGGTACGCCGAGAACGGTCAATACCTGACCACGCAGTTTTTCGGGATGAAAGCCAACCGCTATCTGCACGACCACGGGATCTCGCAGGCGACACTGGCCAAGGTGGCCGCCAAGAACTTCCGCAACGGGGTCCTGAATCCGAACGCGTTCCGCCGCAAGCCGATCGCGGAGGAGGAGATCCTCAACTCGACGATGCTCAACTATCCCCTGACCCAGTACATGTTCTGTGCGCCCGACGAGGGTGCCGCCGCTGTGGTGATGTGCCGCGCCGACATCGCACACCGCTACACCAGCAAGCCGGTGTACCTGCGCGCCGTCGAGGTCCGTACCCGGACCTACGGCGCCTACGAAGTGAACACCACATTCGCTCCGGTCGACGAAGTTCCGGCGCCGACGGTCTACGCCGCCGAGGCGGCCTTCGACAAGGCCGGTGTCGCACCTGATGACGTCGACGTTATCCAGCTGCAAGACACCGACGCAGGCGCCGAGATCATCCACATGGCCGAATGCGGCTTCTGCGATCACGGCGACCAGGAGAAGCTGCTCGCCGACGGCGCAACCGAGATCCACGGAACGATGCCGGTCAATACCGACGGCGGTCTGATCGCCAACGGCGAGCCGATCGGCGCCTCGGGCCTGCGCCAGATCCACGAGCTGGTAAGGCAATTGCGCGGTGAGGCAGGCGACCGCCAGGTCGCCGGTGAGCCGAAAGTGGGTTTCGCCCAGCTGTACGGTGCGCCGGGGACCGCGGCCGCGACGATCGTGACGCGCTAG
- a CDS encoding molybdopterin-dependent oxidoreductase, with translation MASVTEHTTFCRICEPLCGMVATVEDGRLVALRPDKDHPLSSGFACQKGIAFTEVHNDPDRVTTPLRRTPTGFEPVTWEAALSDIAARLGAIVRTEGSGAVGWYMGNPAAFSYAHTFAALMFTKGIGRDSHYFTASSQDTNSRLIASQLLYGVPTSTPIPDLTRTDLLVMMGANPVVSHGSFLTAPRIKDRMHDIVKRGGRVVVVDPRRTETAAAFEWLGIVPDTDAFLLLSVLQVMFGDGLVDHALVGRQADGLEWLGALCAPFTPERTAEHTGVGADSVRRLAHDLASTPRAAVYGRLGTCVGRYGTLTAYLIDAVNLVAGNLDVPGGSVFGLMHTTGQRWQNTAMGVALRRSYRRRSRIGGIPNAITSEPAALMAKEITTPGARQIKAMFVSAGNPILSVPNGDELEAAFETLDLSVALDFYVTETTSRCDYILPVTTMYERDDFPFTFQAFQATPFRQATKAVVAPAGQARTEWDIVDDLTRRLARDVPVFRVLGLVRKVLRFIGIGLTPRLMMDALVRMSQGGDRFGLRRGGLSLRRLIEDYPHGVVVAPHIRTGVLRDAVAYLSRRVKLVHPAIADEVDKLTRGSHPDGYPLRMIGMREARSENSWMHNAPLLMRGERVQRALIHVDDAADLQISDGDAVRVSSPYGDITIEVTATKDLMAGVIAVPHGWGHKGTGTWQLANKAGGANVNRLTSSEPDDVEQLSGMAWLTGVPVRVERL, from the coding sequence ATGGCCTCCGTGACCGAGCACACGACCTTTTGCCGGATCTGCGAGCCGTTGTGCGGCATGGTCGCGACCGTCGAGGACGGCAGACTGGTAGCGCTACGCCCGGACAAGGACCACCCGCTGTCCTCGGGCTTCGCGTGCCAGAAGGGAATCGCGTTCACCGAGGTGCACAACGATCCCGACCGTGTCACCACCCCACTTCGCCGGACGCCGACCGGTTTCGAGCCTGTCACGTGGGAGGCGGCACTGTCCGATATCGCCGCAAGGCTTGGCGCGATCGTGCGGACCGAGGGCTCGGGCGCGGTGGGCTGGTACATGGGCAACCCCGCCGCGTTCAGCTATGCGCACACGTTCGCAGCGCTGATGTTCACCAAGGGCATCGGCCGCGACTCGCACTACTTCACCGCCTCGTCGCAGGACACCAACAGCAGGCTGATCGCCAGCCAACTGCTCTACGGTGTGCCGACGTCGACGCCGATCCCTGACCTGACCCGAACCGACCTGCTGGTGATGATGGGTGCCAACCCGGTTGTCTCGCACGGAAGCTTCCTCACCGCCCCGCGGATCAAGGACCGTATGCACGACATCGTCAAGCGGGGCGGGCGGGTCGTTGTGGTCGATCCCCGCCGCACAGAGACCGCGGCGGCGTTCGAATGGCTGGGCATCGTCCCGGACACCGACGCCTTTCTGCTGCTGTCGGTGCTGCAGGTGATGTTCGGCGACGGACTCGTGGATCACGCGCTCGTCGGCAGGCAGGCCGACGGGCTCGAATGGCTTGGCGCGCTGTGCGCGCCCTTCACACCGGAGAGGACCGCCGAACACACCGGGGTCGGCGCCGACAGCGTCCGCCGCCTGGCCCACGATCTGGCGAGCACGCCACGCGCGGCCGTCTACGGCAGGCTGGGCACCTGCGTCGGCCGGTACGGCACCCTGACCGCGTACCTCATCGACGCCGTCAACCTGGTCGCCGGAAACCTCGATGTGCCAGGCGGTTCCGTGTTCGGCCTTATGCACACCACGGGCCAGCGGTGGCAGAACACCGCGATGGGTGTCGCGCTGCGGCGCTCGTATCGGCGTCGGTCGCGTATCGGGGGAATTCCCAACGCCATCACCTCCGAGCCTGCCGCGCTGATGGCGAAGGAGATCACCACGCCCGGAGCCCGCCAGATCAAGGCGATGTTCGTCTCGGCGGGTAACCCGATCCTTTCGGTGCCCAACGGCGATGAGCTCGAGGCCGCGTTCGAGACGTTGGACCTGTCGGTGGCGCTCGACTTCTATGTCACCGAGACGACGAGCCGCTGCGACTACATCCTGCCGGTCACGACGATGTACGAACGCGACGACTTCCCGTTCACCTTCCAGGCCTTCCAGGCGACGCCGTTCCGGCAGGCAACAAAGGCCGTCGTCGCGCCTGCGGGTCAGGCGCGCACCGAATGGGACATCGTCGACGACCTGACCCGTCGCCTGGCCCGCGACGTGCCGGTGTTCCGCGTACTCGGGCTTGTGCGAAAAGTATTGCGTTTTATTGGTATTGGCTTGACGCCGCGACTCATGATGGACGCCCTTGTCCGGATGTCGCAGGGCGGTGACCGGTTCGGCCTGCGTCGTGGTGGGTTGTCGCTGCGCCGCCTGATCGAAGACTATCCGCACGGAGTGGTCGTCGCGCCACACATCCGCACCGGTGTGCTGCGCGACGCGGTGGCCTATCTGTCGCGCCGGGTGAAGCTGGTGCATCCCGCTATCGCCGACGAGGTCGACAAGCTGACGCGCGGCTCACATCCCGACGGTTATCCGCTGCGAATGATCGGCATGCGCGAGGCACGCTCGGAGAACTCGTGGATGCACAACGCTCCGCTGTTGATGCGCGGTGAGCGGGTGCAGCGCGCACTCATCCACGTCGACGATGCAGCCGATCTGCAGATCTCCGACGGAGACGCGGTGCGGGTTTCCTCGCCGTACGGCGACATCACCATCGAAGTGACCGCGACCAAGGACCTGATGGCCGGCGTGATCGCGGTGCCGCACGGCTGGGGCCACAAGGGCACCGGGACGTGGCAGCTGGCCAACAAGGCGGGTGGCGCCAACGTCAACCGGCTGACGTCCAGCGAGCCCGACGACGTCGAGCAGCTGTCGGGGATGGCCTGGCTGACCGGTGTGCCGGTGCGCGTCGAACGGCTCTGA
- a CDS encoding CaiB/BaiF CoA-transferase family protein — protein MIKVMEGVRVLEVAQFTFVPAAGAILADWGADVIKVEHPVRGDTQRGFLYMGGIQLQADRHPLMEHPNRGKRSVGIDVSTPGGQEVLYEIAKSSDVFLTNYMPAQRQKNKFDVEHIRAANPNIIYARGSAYGDKGPERDVGGFDGTAFWTRSGVGHALTPEEIGGALSQGIPAFGDSIGGMNIAGGISAALFHRERTGEAVELDVSLLSTAWWSAGASMTQGMEVGETMRSQMPDSVGPTVNPFLGNYLTSDGGTINLCIVSPTGYIRDAFTHLGLPELADDPRFNDVLPLIENAAAAAELIAESIRSKPFDYWREHLKTMKGQWAPFQSFLDLATDEQAIANDMIVEVEAADGGEPFKVVRGPVQFNHEPLETTRAPQASEHTEIVLMELGMEWDRIEELKDSGAIA, from the coding sequence ATGATCAAGGTGATGGAGGGCGTCCGCGTCCTCGAGGTGGCACAGTTCACGTTCGTCCCCGCGGCGGGAGCGATACTCGCCGATTGGGGCGCCGATGTCATCAAGGTGGAGCACCCGGTACGCGGCGACACGCAGCGTGGTTTCCTCTACATGGGCGGTATCCAGCTGCAGGCCGACCGCCACCCTCTGATGGAGCATCCGAACAGGGGCAAGCGCAGCGTCGGTATCGACGTCTCGACACCGGGCGGGCAGGAAGTCCTGTACGAGATCGCCAAGAGCTCCGATGTCTTCCTGACCAACTACATGCCCGCACAACGTCAGAAGAACAAGTTCGACGTCGAGCACATCCGCGCGGCCAACCCGAACATCATCTACGCGCGCGGCAGTGCGTACGGGGACAAGGGGCCGGAGCGAGACGTCGGTGGGTTCGACGGCACCGCGTTCTGGACCCGCAGCGGTGTCGGCCACGCCCTGACTCCCGAAGAAATCGGTGGCGCTCTGTCGCAAGGTATTCCGGCGTTCGGTGACTCGATCGGCGGGATGAACATCGCGGGCGGAATATCGGCCGCGCTTTTTCACCGCGAGCGCACGGGCGAGGCCGTCGAACTCGACGTGTCGCTTCTCAGCACGGCATGGTGGTCTGCGGGTGCCAGCATGACCCAGGGCATGGAGGTCGGCGAGACCATGCGCTCGCAGATGCCCGATTCCGTCGGCCCGACAGTCAACCCGTTCCTCGGCAATTACCTGACGTCCGACGGCGGCACGATCAACCTCTGCATCGTCAGCCCGACCGGCTACATCCGCGATGCGTTCACCCACCTCGGCCTGCCCGAGTTGGCCGACGATCCGCGGTTCAACGACGTGCTGCCCCTCATCGAGAATGCTGCGGCCGCAGCGGAACTCATCGCCGAGTCGATCCGCAGCAAGCCGTTCGACTACTGGCGTGAGCACCTCAAGACGATGAAGGGTCAGTGGGCGCCGTTCCAGAGCTTCCTCGACCTTGCCACCGACGAGCAGGCGATCGCCAACGACATGATCGTCGAGGTGGAAGCCGCGGATGGCGGCGAACCGTTCAAGGTGGTCCGAGGCCCGGTGCAGTTCAACCACGAGCCGCTGGAGACGACCCGCGCCCCGCAGGCCTCCGAGCACACCGAGATCGTCCTGATGGAGCTCGGCATGGAGTGGGACCGCATCGAGGAACTCAAGGACTCCGGCGCCATCGCCTGA
- a CDS encoding cytochrome P450, with the protein MDTPVLDVTPDEATILLRDPYAIFERRRHDTNGVFRGSVMDWSHAPEEFRPKDLYAAVSFDAVNRVFRDSKVFNSHIYDSTIGLFIGPTILAMEGKKHWDHRNLVSAAFKTRSLQRWEPEIVRPVVNALIDEFVDAGEADLVRDFTLEFPTRVISKLLGLPEEDLPWFRKRAVELISYNVKYKRAFEASDALKEYFSEQIAKRRSKPTDDIIGDLVAAEIAGEKLTDEAIYSFLRLLLPAGLETTYRSSGNLIYLLLTHPDQFRAIQDDRELIGPAIEEGLRFETPLTTVQRYASEETELGGVTLPQGAVIDVCIGSANRDEGRWERSEEFDIGRKRLPHISFAAGEHTCIGLHLARMETRVALECLLDRLTDIELRTEDEPHIYGQPFRSPTALPVTFNA; encoded by the coding sequence GTGGATACGCCAGTGCTGGATGTCACGCCCGATGAAGCGACCATTCTTCTTCGAGACCCGTACGCCATCTTCGAGCGCAGGCGGCACGACACCAACGGCGTGTTTCGTGGCAGCGTCATGGACTGGAGCCACGCTCCCGAGGAGTTCCGGCCCAAGGATCTCTACGCTGCGGTGTCCTTCGACGCGGTGAACCGGGTTTTCCGCGACAGCAAGGTCTTCAACTCACACATCTACGACTCCACCATCGGCCTTTTCATCGGACCGACCATCCTGGCAATGGAGGGCAAGAAGCACTGGGACCACCGCAATCTGGTGTCCGCAGCGTTCAAGACGCGCTCACTACAGCGGTGGGAGCCCGAAATCGTCCGGCCGGTGGTCAACGCGTTGATCGACGAGTTCGTCGACGCCGGCGAAGCAGATCTGGTGCGCGACTTCACCCTGGAATTTCCCACCAGGGTGATCTCAAAACTGCTGGGCCTCCCCGAGGAAGACCTGCCGTGGTTCCGCAAGCGCGCGGTCGAGTTGATCAGCTACAACGTCAAGTACAAGCGGGCGTTCGAGGCGTCGGATGCACTGAAGGAGTATTTCAGCGAACAGATCGCCAAGCGCCGGTCGAAGCCGACCGATGACATCATCGGCGACCTGGTGGCAGCGGAGATCGCCGGCGAGAAACTCACCGACGAAGCGATCTACTCGTTCCTGCGACTGCTGCTGCCGGCGGGCCTCGAGACCACGTACCGCTCGTCGGGCAATCTGATCTATTTGTTGCTCACGCATCCCGACCAGTTCCGGGCGATCCAGGACGACCGTGAGCTCATCGGTCCCGCCATCGAGGAGGGCCTGCGCTTCGAGACGCCGTTGACGACGGTCCAGCGCTACGCGTCCGAAGAAACCGAACTCGGAGGGGTAACGCTCCCGCAGGGAGCGGTGATCGACGTCTGCATCGGCTCGGCGAACCGCGACGAAGGCCGCTGGGAGCGCTCGGAGGAATTTGATATCGGGCGCAAACGGTTGCCGCACATCTCCTTTGCGGCCGGTGAACACACCTGTATCGGCCTGCATCTGGCTCGCATGGAGACGCGGGTGGCACTCGAATGCCTGCTGGACCGGTTGACCGACATCGAACTGCGCACCGAGGACGAACCGCACATCTACGGGCAGCCCTTCCGCTCCCCGACGGCGCTTCCGGTTACGTTCAACGCATGA
- a CDS encoding acyl-CoA synthetase produces the protein MTAATKQFTVPAAAEAVASAIGDREFIIQGDRRYTYAQIVERSNRLAAYLHSRGLGCHTERSELAGHEVGQDLLGLYAYNGPEYVEGMLGAWRARVAPFNVNYRYVKNELEYLLADSGATALLYHASFAPRVNEVLPHLPHLRVLIQVADDSGNDLVHGAVDYESIVSSGAVSPPPVEPSPDDLYVLYTGGTTGMPKGVLWRQHDIFMTSFGGRNMYTGETAGSYDEIARRVAENPGTKIFTLPPLMHGAAQWAVMTALTTGQTVVFPPTQGRFDADEVVATVEREKILTIQVVGDAMARPIADAIGRGTADVSSLAVVANGGALLTPTAKQRLIDVKPGLIVMDGVGSSETGIQMSHMSMPGAVSTGKFDAGPDTSVASEDLGSILEPGHEGMGWLAQRGFVPLGYKGDAAKTAKTFPVIDGVRYSIPGDRARHLAEGGIELLGRDSVTINSGGEKIFAEEVESALLSHPAVGDVVVSGRPSERWGQEVVAIVALVDGTTADAQELIDHAAGVIARYKLPKAVVFRPAIERSPAGKADYRWAREQAVSEGT, from the coding sequence ATGACCGCCGCCACAAAGCAATTCACCGTCCCCGCCGCCGCGGAGGCCGTCGCCTCCGCCATCGGCGACCGGGAGTTCATCATCCAGGGCGACCGCCGCTACACCTATGCGCAGATCGTCGAGCGGTCGAACCGGCTCGCGGCCTACTTGCATTCACGCGGGCTTGGCTGCCACACCGAACGCTCGGAGCTGGCCGGCCACGAGGTCGGCCAAGACCTGCTCGGGCTGTACGCCTACAACGGACCTGAGTACGTCGAGGGGATGCTCGGCGCATGGCGGGCACGGGTCGCACCGTTCAACGTCAACTACCGCTATGTGAAGAACGAGCTGGAGTATCTGCTCGCGGACTCCGGCGCGACCGCGCTGCTCTATCACGCCAGTTTCGCGCCGCGCGTCAACGAGGTGCTCCCCCACCTGCCGCACCTGCGGGTGCTGATCCAGGTCGCCGACGACTCCGGCAACGACCTCGTGCACGGCGCCGTCGACTACGAATCGATCGTCTCGTCGGGTGCCGTTTCGCCGCCACCGGTGGAACCGTCACCAGACGACCTGTACGTGCTCTACACCGGCGGCACGACCGGGATGCCGAAGGGCGTGCTATGGCGTCAGCACGACATCTTCATGACGTCCTTCGGCGGCAGGAACATGTACACGGGCGAGACGGCAGGTTCCTACGACGAGATCGCCAGACGGGTCGCGGAGAATCCCGGCACCAAGATCTTCACCCTTCCCCCACTCATGCACGGCGCGGCGCAGTGGGCGGTCATGACGGCGCTCACCACCGGTCAGACGGTGGTCTTTCCCCCGACACAAGGCCGGTTTGACGCCGACGAGGTGGTCGCGACGGTCGAGCGGGAGAAGATTCTCACGATTCAGGTCGTCGGTGACGCCATGGCCCGTCCCATCGCGGACGCCATCGGACGGGGCACCGCCGACGTGTCGTCGCTCGCGGTGGTCGCCAACGGCGGCGCCCTTCTGACGCCGACGGCCAAGCAGCGTCTGATCGACGTGAAACCCGGCCTGATCGTGATGGACGGCGTCGGCTCGTCGGAGACCGGCATTCAGATGAGCCACATGTCCATGCCCGGAGCGGTGTCGACCGGAAAGTTCGACGCTGGGCCCGACACCAGTGTCGCGTCCGAGGATCTCGGCTCGATCCTGGAACCCGGTCACGAGGGTATGGGCTGGCTCGCGCAGCGGGGCTTCGTGCCGCTCGGCTACAAGGGCGATGCGGCCAAGACCGCCAAAACTTTTCCCGTGATCGACGGCGTGCGGTACTCGATCCCGGGCGACCGCGCGCGTCACCTCGCCGAGGGCGGCATCGAACTGCTCGGCCGCGACTCGGTGACGATCAACTCCGGCGGCGAGAAGATCTTCGCCGAGGAGGTGGAAAGCGCGCTGTTGTCGCACCCCGCGGTGGGCGACGTGGTGGTCTCCGGTCGGCCCAGCGAGCGGTGGGGCCAGGAGGTCGTCGCGATCGTCGCGCTCGTCGATGGCACGACCGCCGACGCACAGGAACTCATCGACCACGCGGCCGGTGTGATCGCCCGCTACAAGCTGCCGAAGGCCGTGGTGTTCCGGCCTGCCATCGAGCGCAGCCCCGCGGGCAAGGCCGACTATCGATGGGCCCGCGAGCAGGCGGTCAGCGAAGGCACCTGA
- a CDS encoding cysteine hydrolase, which produces MTMDLTEIAAPAHTAIVTQELQGAVVGPHAGLGALAKAAQRQALPNIERLLPVARDAEVRIVHCLVQRRPDGVGANHNAPIFAMGSKRVDIGPGSEGATLLPQFGPAPADVVLHRWHGVGPMGGTDLDAVLRNLGVTTIVAVGVSVNIAITNLVMDAVNAGYRVVLPRDAVAGIPADYAEAIIDNTISLLATVTTTSALIAAWT; this is translated from the coding sequence ATGACCATGGACCTCACCGAGATCGCGGCGCCTGCACATACCGCGATCGTGACGCAGGAACTGCAGGGCGCGGTCGTCGGACCCCACGCGGGTCTCGGCGCCCTTGCCAAGGCCGCGCAACGCCAGGCGCTGCCCAACATCGAACGACTGCTTCCCGTCGCGCGCGACGCCGAGGTACGGATCGTGCACTGCCTCGTTCAGCGCAGGCCTGACGGAGTCGGCGCCAATCACAACGCGCCGATCTTCGCGATGGGTAGCAAGCGGGTCGACATCGGCCCCGGCAGCGAGGGTGCCACGCTGCTCCCCCAATTCGGCCCCGCGCCAGCCGATGTGGTGTTGCACAGGTGGCACGGCGTCGGGCCGATGGGCGGTACCGACCTCGATGCCGTCCTTCGCAATCTCGGGGTGACAACGATTGTCGCCGTCGGCGTATCGGTGAACATCGCGATCACCAACCTCGTCATGGACGCGGTGAACGCCGGCTACCGCGTCGTCCTCCCGCGCGACGCCGTCGCCGGTATCCCCGCGGACTACGCCGAGGCGATCATCGACAACACCATTTCGCTGTTGGCGACGGTCACCACCACGTCCGCTCTGATTGCAGCGTGGACGTGA